Proteins encoded together in one Terriglobus saanensis SP1PR4 window:
- the nth gene encoding endonuclease III produces MSTRIKSVRSATAPAPSKARAIAASEPVSPKIKPGKTKKPLAPERVAAILDGLAKAYPDAVCALIHNSAWQLVIATALSAQTTDVTVNSVTPMLFRIFPTPKALAEASIPAIEQIIRPTGFYHSKAKNIQGAARVIVENFGNKVPQTIEELITLPGVARKTANVVLGSWFKIASGVVVDTHVLRISRRLELTKNIEPVKVEQDLIRILPQGQWIDYSHRVIFHGRQVCIARKPRCADCSIETLCNSTDKTWSSH; encoded by the coding sequence ATGTCCACTCGCATTAAATCAGTCCGCAGCGCCACTGCGCCCGCGCCCTCAAAAGCGCGGGCGATTGCGGCCAGCGAACCTGTTTCCCCGAAGATCAAGCCGGGAAAAACGAAGAAGCCGCTCGCACCAGAGCGTGTGGCGGCAATTCTGGATGGTCTGGCAAAGGCTTATCCTGATGCCGTTTGCGCACTGATTCACAACTCCGCATGGCAGCTCGTGATCGCGACCGCACTCTCCGCACAGACGACGGACGTTACAGTGAACTCCGTGACTCCGATGCTGTTCAGGATCTTCCCTACACCGAAGGCCCTCGCAGAAGCGTCTATCCCAGCCATCGAACAGATCATTCGCCCAACTGGTTTTTACCACTCGAAGGCGAAGAATATTCAGGGCGCTGCGCGCGTGATCGTCGAAAACTTCGGCAACAAGGTGCCGCAGACGATTGAAGAACTGATCACTCTCCCGGGCGTTGCACGCAAAACGGCGAATGTGGTGCTCGGTTCGTGGTTCAAGATCGCCTCCGGTGTGGTGGTCGATACCCATGTTCTGCGCATCTCGCGACGGCTTGAGCTGACGAAGAATATTGAACCGGTCAAGGTCGAACAGGACCTGATCCGCATCCTTCCGCAGGGCCAGTGGATCGACTACTCACATCGCGTGATCTTTCACGGACGGCAGGTCTGCATCGCGCGGAAACCGCGCTGCGCCGACTGTTCCATTGAAACGCTGTGCAACTCAACCGACAAGACTTGGTCATCGCACTAG
- a CDS encoding chlorite dismutase family protein, translating to MAETSAPPAERPASSYGAQPSTHGGPPVRRQIVAFSFYKILPEWKRLPADERAAHKAAFIEVFNRWNTPGEFLSLTYSTVGTRGDTDLCVWSICYSIEELNRMRAELLATPIGGYLEIPHSFLAMTKRSQYQIDREDESEGEGRGAIRPGGHKYLFVYPFWKTRPWYLLSMEERRRLMEEHIRVGLSFPRVKLNTTYSFGIDDQEFVVAFETNFPEDFLDLVQQLRETEISIYTLKDYPIFSCVRLTPEDALNRLG from the coding sequence ATGGCAGAGACAAGCGCACCTCCCGCAGAACGACCGGCATCCTCCTACGGCGCACAACCCTCCACGCACGGTGGACCGCCCGTCCGCCGTCAGATCGTGGCTTTCAGTTTCTACAAGATCCTTCCCGAGTGGAAGCGCCTGCCCGCCGACGAGCGCGCGGCGCACAAAGCCGCCTTTATCGAAGTTTTCAATCGCTGGAATACGCCCGGCGAGTTTCTCTCACTCACCTACTCCACGGTAGGTACGCGTGGGGACACCGATCTCTGCGTCTGGAGCATCTGCTATTCCATCGAAGAGTTGAACCGGATGCGGGCGGAGTTGCTGGCAACCCCCATCGGCGGCTACCTCGAGATACCGCACAGCTTCCTCGCGATGACCAAGCGTTCGCAGTACCAGATCGATCGCGAAGACGAGAGCGAAGGCGAAGGCCGCGGCGCAATTCGGCCAGGCGGACACAAGTATCTCTTCGTCTATCCGTTCTGGAAGACCCGCCCCTGGTACCTGCTTTCGATGGAAGAACGCCGCCGTCTCATGGAAGAGCACATCCGCGTTGGGCTGTCCTTTCCTCGCGTGAAGCTCAACACCACCTACTCTTTCGGTATCGACGATCAGGAATTTGTGGTGGCCTTTGAGACCAACTTCCCTGAAGACTTCCTCGATCTCGTGCAGCAGCTACGCGAAACCGAGATCAGCATCTACACGCTCAAGGACTATCCGATCTTCTCCTGCGTACGCCTGACGCCGGAAGATGCTCTGAACCGCCTCGGATAG
- a CDS encoding DedA family protein: MTEHIINFLLPYITGIISAIGYPGVALLMAIESACIPLPSEIIMPFAGYVVYQGKMNLLLAATAGAIGCNLGSVVAYWIGAYGGRPMVEKFGRYVLMSKRDLDRVDHYFQKYGSITVLLGRLLPVVRTFIALPAGIARMPQLRFHVYTFIGSWPWCFALAYAGMKAGESWDDPNSMLKHVLHKADAAVILLVLVGIVWFVWSHLKHRGDASAA; the protein is encoded by the coding sequence ATGACAGAACACATCATCAATTTCCTGCTGCCCTACATCACCGGAATTATCTCGGCGATCGGATATCCTGGCGTCGCCCTCCTGATGGCCATCGAATCGGCGTGCATCCCTCTGCCGAGCGAAATCATCATGCCGTTTGCCGGATACGTGGTCTACCAGGGCAAGATGAACCTGCTCCTGGCGGCAACCGCTGGCGCCATTGGGTGCAACCTTGGTTCGGTGGTGGCGTACTGGATCGGCGCGTACGGCGGGCGTCCCATGGTGGAGAAGTTTGGCCGCTATGTTCTTATGTCGAAGCGCGATCTCGATCGCGTGGACCACTACTTCCAGAAGTACGGCAGCATTACCGTTCTGCTCGGACGTCTGCTTCCCGTCGTGCGTACCTTTATCGCCCTGCCCGCGGGCATCGCCCGCATGCCGCAGCTTCGCTTCCACGTCTATACCTTCATCGGGTCGTGGCCCTGGTGCTTCGCACTTGCCTACGCGGGTATGAAGGCTGGCGAAAGCTGGGACGATCCCAACTCCATGCTCAAGCATGTTCTGCACAAGGCCGATGCCGCGGTCATTCTGTTGGTGCTGGTAGGTATTGTCTGGTTTGTCTGGTCGCACCTGAAGCATCGCGGAGACGCTAGCGCCGCCTAG
- a CDS encoding permease: MHVHTMHLQTLLHPLMMAVMMAWEILWALCLGFLVSAVVEAVVSKEQIGKLMPDSSPKTIVIASGLGAASSSCSYAAVAIARSLFRKGADFIAAMAFQFASTNLVLELSILLAVLLGWQFMLAEFVGGPVMIMLLVVLLRITLRPRVLEAARKQAERNLAGKMEGHAAMDMSLHQGTFWQKFSSNKGQTAISHYYFMNWSSLWGDIALGLLISGVLAAWVPQTFWQGFFLAGHPLLAKFWGPLIGPLVAVLSFVCSVGNVPLAAVLWNGGISFGGVIAFLFADLIILPIVNIYRRYYGGKVAAILFLVFYSSMSLAALAVEGLFGLLHLIPEHGHASIMQESVRWNYTSMLNIVFLVLSLPLFIRFLKTGGPAMLRMMDEAPSEEGHHHHCH; this comes from the coding sequence ATGCACGTTCATACGATGCACCTCCAGACACTGCTCCATCCGCTCATGATGGCGGTCATGATGGCCTGGGAGATCCTTTGGGCGCTCTGCCTCGGGTTCCTGGTCTCTGCCGTGGTGGAAGCCGTGGTGTCCAAGGAGCAGATCGGCAAGCTCATGCCGGACTCTTCACCGAAGACCATCGTGATCGCCAGCGGTCTGGGAGCGGCGTCTTCTTCCTGCTCTTACGCTGCCGTCGCCATCGCTCGTTCTCTCTTTCGCAAAGGCGCGGATTTCATCGCAGCGATGGCCTTTCAGTTTGCCTCGACCAATCTCGTTCTGGAGCTGAGCATTCTTCTCGCGGTGCTGCTCGGCTGGCAGTTCATGCTGGCGGAGTTTGTGGGCGGTCCCGTCATGATCATGCTGCTTGTGGTGCTGCTGCGGATCACGCTCAGGCCACGAGTCCTTGAAGCCGCAAGAAAGCAGGCCGAACGTAACCTGGCGGGCAAGATGGAAGGCCATGCCGCCATGGATATGTCGCTCCACCAGGGGACGTTCTGGCAGAAATTTTCCTCGAACAAAGGCCAGACGGCCATCAGTCACTACTACTTCATGAACTGGTCTTCACTCTGGGGAGACATCGCCCTCGGCCTGCTCATCTCCGGAGTCCTTGCGGCATGGGTGCCGCAAACCTTCTGGCAGGGATTCTTCCTTGCCGGACATCCACTTCTGGCAAAGTTTTGGGGACCGCTCATCGGGCCGCTGGTCGCGGTGCTCAGCTTCGTCTGCTCTGTAGGCAATGTCCCGCTGGCGGCGGTGCTGTGGAACGGAGGCATCAGCTTCGGCGGTGTCATCGCCTTCCTCTTCGCCGATCTCATCATCCTGCCTATCGTCAATATCTATCGGAGATACTACGGCGGCAAGGTCGCGGCGATTCTCTTCCTTGTCTTCTACTCATCGATGTCCCTTGCGGCACTTGCCGTCGAAGGTCTCTTCGGCCTGCTGCATCTGATTCCAGAGCACGGCCACGCCAGCATCATGCAGGAGTCTGTGCGCTGGAACTACACCAGCATGCTGAATATCGTATTCCTGGTTCTTTCATTACCTCTGTTTATCCGGTTTCTCAAAACCGGAGGTCCGGCAATGCTCCGCATGATGGACGAAGCGCCATCCGAAGAGGGCCATCACCACCACTGCCACTAG
- a CDS encoding OmpA/MotB family protein: MSYADFITLLFAFFVVLFAGSRGDAKKQQLLAVAIQTAFAQGAFDAHSKTPALAPSAGAMGKPTPIAMPTPMTPEAAARKEAADKKRIYDALAQMAVPQKNQNLPPLGAKPPSPEKRGTAISAVSFRSEPEGLVLSLQDAGFFNSGSAALRADAIPVLERIAASLPMGPLRVEGHTDNVAIHTALYASNWELSTARANAIARVLLARSLVNPASLAVAGYAEFHPISSNSTEEGRAKNRRVDIVLLKQPLAELAQIVSPAKPSLSPTP; this comes from the coding sequence GTGTCGTACGCAGATTTCATCACTCTCCTTTTTGCGTTCTTTGTTGTACTGTTTGCAGGCTCAAGGGGAGACGCCAAAAAGCAGCAACTGCTCGCCGTTGCCATCCAGACGGCCTTTGCGCAGGGGGCGTTCGATGCGCATTCCAAGACTCCCGCGCTTGCGCCTTCTGCAGGTGCGATGGGAAAGCCGACGCCCATTGCCATGCCGACTCCCATGACGCCCGAGGCTGCCGCGAGAAAGGAAGCCGCGGACAAGAAGCGTATCTATGATGCATTGGCGCAGATGGCTGTACCGCAGAAGAATCAGAACCTTCCTCCGCTCGGTGCGAAGCCGCCTTCGCCCGAGAAGCGCGGCACCGCGATCAGCGCAGTCTCCTTTCGCAGCGAACCCGAGGGTCTGGTGCTGTCTCTGCAGGACGCGGGCTTCTTCAACTCCGGCTCCGCCGCACTCCGTGCGGATGCGATACCTGTGCTGGAACGCATCGCAGCCAGTCTACCTATGGGTCCGCTCCGCGTGGAGGGACACACGGACAATGTCGCAATTCACACGGCGCTGTACGCCTCCAACTGGGAGCTCTCTACCGCCCGCGCAAATGCCATTGCGCGTGTTCTACTGGCGCGAAGCCTCGTCAATCCTGCATCGCTCGCTGTCGCGGGGTACGCGGAGTTCCACCCGATTTCCAGCAACAGCACGGAAGAAGGCCGGGCGAAGAACCGTCGCGTCGATATCGTTCTTTTGAAACAACCCTTAGCGGAGTTGGCGCAGATCGTCTCTCCCGCTAAGCCTTCGTTGTCCCCAACACCTTGA
- a CDS encoding flagellar motor protein translates to MNMDIASIGGLALAFIGIFVGMMMEGGNIGQIMQPTAALIVIGGTAGAVLLQFPLSIFLASIRGFMGVFFHRGTDGEATLNQLVGFANKARKSGIVSLDADLAKVSDPFLRRALMLAVDGTEPSEVRKIMRMELDNKAEYEEKIPQVLESAGGFSPTVGIIGAVLGLIQVMQHLDNIDEVGKGIATAFVATIYGVALANLICIPAAGKLKIRQSDERMVKEMMLEGVTSILEGMNPRMVETKLRTFLFEQKPQTSETI, encoded by the coding sequence ATGAACATGGATATCGCCAGCATTGGAGGTCTTGCACTCGCTTTCATCGGCATTTTTGTTGGCATGATGATGGAGGGTGGAAACATCGGTCAGATCATGCAGCCAACGGCTGCCTTGATCGTGATTGGAGGAACGGCGGGTGCAGTACTCCTGCAATTCCCTCTCAGTATCTTTCTCGCGTCGATCCGGGGTTTCATGGGCGTCTTCTTTCATCGCGGTACGGATGGAGAAGCCACTTTGAACCAGTTGGTGGGGTTTGCCAACAAGGCACGCAAGAGCGGAATCGTCTCGCTGGACGCAGACCTGGCGAAGGTGTCGGATCCATTCCTGAGGCGAGCTCTGATGCTGGCAGTCGACGGCACAGAACCCTCCGAGGTGCGAAAGATTATGCGCATGGAGCTGGATAACAAAGCAGAGTATGAAGAAAAGATTCCCCAGGTCCTGGAATCGGCCGGCGGATTTTCGCCAACTGTCGGAATTATTGGCGCGGTGCTTGGCCTGATCCAGGTCATGCAGCATCTGGACAACATCGATGAAGTGGGCAAAGGCATCGCGACCGCGTTTGTCGCGACGATCTACGGTGTCGCTCTGGCCAATCTCATCTGTATTCCAGCAGCAGGAAAGCTCAAGATCCGGCAGAGCGATGAGCGAATGGTGAAGGAGATGATGCTGGAAGGCGTGACCTCCATCCTCGAAGGCATGAATCCCCGCATGGTAGAAACCAAACTGCGTACTTTCCTCTTCGAGCAGAAGCCGCAGACCTCCGAGACCATCTAA
- a CDS encoding flagellar FlbD family protein: protein MIELTRLNGQPISVNCDLMRYAESTPDTTITLVTGEKLVVLESREDLTQRVKQYRASILHEAWPSAASAVSALQTFRASSTE, encoded by the coding sequence ATGATTGAACTTACACGACTCAACGGTCAACCCATCAGCGTGAACTGCGACCTGATGCGCTATGCCGAGTCCACACCCGATACCACCATCACACTTGTGACGGGCGAGAAGCTCGTTGTTCTGGAGAGTCGAGAAGACCTGACGCAGCGAGTCAAACAATATCGTGCTTCGATCCTTCATGAAGCGTGGCCGAGTGCTGCCTCAGCAGTTTCTGCTCTTCAAACCTTCCGTGCCAGCTCCACAGAATAA
- a CDS encoding flagellin — protein sequence MSLGVLNNISALYTLNSLNTTQASLSKTLQQLSSGSRINSGADDAAGLAVADGLTANSTALAQSTRNASDAIGLLQTADGALSQVTSLLTRAVTLATQASNSTLTTSQVSSANQEYQNILTQIADIGTSTNFNGNTIFNGSTKTFVVSDGTTAGTISYSDIVGALSQSSIGTSDTTKTALALSTPTASAAGTASTTKVSLATATDTVSGTLSVAVGTGTAVSLQVAAGTSLSDLATQINANADFTAAGVTASYDTTTKALTLSGPATAASTLDTTGTALTEDAPVAAGQVGAGVDFTTATLKTLTSASAQTILTTLGTAISGVALQRGSIGADINQLSSAQQVAATEQTNLTAAQNNISATDYGQAASDLSKYQVLSQTGISALAQANSVQQEVLKLLQ from the coding sequence ATGTCCCTCGGCGTATTGAATAACATCTCGGCACTCTACACACTGAACAGCCTGAACACAACGCAGGCAAGTCTCTCGAAGACACTGCAGCAACTCTCTTCAGGTTCGCGGATCAACTCCGGTGCGGACGACGCAGCAGGCCTTGCCGTTGCGGACGGTCTCACTGCAAACTCCACCGCTCTGGCTCAGTCCACACGGAATGCCAGCGATGCGATTGGTCTTCTCCAGACGGCAGATGGCGCTCTTTCCCAGGTCACCAGTCTGCTCACCCGCGCCGTAACGCTGGCCACGCAGGCTTCCAATAGCACACTCACCACGAGCCAGGTCAGCTCGGCCAACCAGGAGTACCAGAACATCCTGACGCAGATCGCAGATATCGGCACCAGCACGAACTTCAACGGCAACACGATCTTCAACGGCTCTACAAAGACCTTCGTCGTCTCTGACGGAACAACCGCCGGCACCATCAGCTACTCCGACATCGTCGGTGCTCTCAGCCAGAGCAGCATCGGTACAAGCGACACGACCAAGACCGCTCTCGCTTTGAGCACCCCCACTGCGTCTGCCGCTGGCACCGCGTCGACTACGAAAGTAAGCCTCGCCACGGCAACGGATACGGTCTCCGGAACTCTCTCGGTGGCTGTGGGAACGGGCACAGCAGTCTCTCTGCAGGTAGCGGCGGGCACGTCTCTGTCTGATCTGGCAACTCAGATCAACGCGAATGCTGATTTCACTGCCGCTGGCGTCACTGCCTCCTACGACACCACTACAAAAGCTCTGACTCTGAGCGGACCGGCTACTGCTGCAAGCACTCTGGATACCACGGGCACAGCCCTCACGGAAGATGCCCCAGTCGCGGCAGGACAGGTGGGTGCAGGTGTTGATTTCACAACGGCGACCCTCAAGACACTCACGTCCGCTTCGGCACAGACCATCCTTACCACCCTGGGCACGGCAATCTCCGGCGTTGCCCTTCAGCGTGGCTCCATCGGCGCTGACATCAACCAGCTCAGCTCCGCGCAGCAGGTCGCAGCTACGGAACAGACCAATCTCACGGCTGCGCAGAACAACATCAGCGCCACGGATTATGGCCAGGCGGCGTCGGATCTTTCCAAGTACCAGGTGCTCAGCCAGACCGGTATCAGTGCCCTGGCACAGGCCAACAGCGTTCAGCAGGAAGTACTGAAGCTGCTGCAATAA
- a CDS encoding diflavin oxidoreductase has protein sequence MSTETQKYTRNNPYQSTMLVNYVMTDKDSEKETRHIELSLEPGMTYTPGDAVGILPENRESEVADVLSALGYKGDERVLDHYKVEISLEEALRTRLAIGKLTRGSVNSYAKIAPETTKGLDFLKGLAGADNKSKAEEYVWGREFFDLITEHPGGITQPQQLFTVLQRLTPRMYSIASSQAKATDTVHTTVRVVRYHTHNRDRQGLCSGHLGERADVGVTMPIFLHANQNFRLPEDTNAPVIMVGPGTGIAPFRSYLQHRQAEGHKGDNWLFFGEQRRASDFLYREELEGMHADGFLTRLDTAFSRDQAHKIYVQDKMRENSAELFAWLERGAYFYICGDATRMAKDVETALLDSIANGKDCSPEHAQEYLSEMKKQKRYQLDVY, from the coding sequence ATGAGCACTGAGACCCAGAAATACACACGCAATAACCCCTATCAGTCGACCATGCTGGTCAACTATGTGATGACCGACAAGGACTCCGAAAAGGAAACCCGTCACATCGAACTGTCGCTGGAACCGGGCATGACGTACACCCCCGGCGACGCCGTAGGCATTCTGCCGGAAAACCGCGAAAGCGAAGTCGCAGATGTTCTCTCCGCGCTCGGCTACAAGGGTGACGAACGCGTTCTCGACCACTACAAGGTGGAGATCTCCTTGGAAGAGGCGCTCCGCACACGGCTTGCTATCGGCAAACTGACGCGCGGCAGTGTGAACAGCTACGCCAAGATCGCTCCGGAGACCACAAAGGGCCTCGACTTTTTGAAGGGGCTCGCCGGTGCCGACAACAAGAGCAAGGCCGAAGAGTACGTCTGGGGCCGTGAATTCTTCGACCTCATCACGGAGCACCCCGGCGGGATCACACAGCCGCAGCAGCTCTTCACCGTGCTGCAGCGCCTGACACCCCGTATGTACTCCATTGCATCCTCGCAGGCCAAAGCAACGGACACAGTGCACACCACGGTTCGCGTTGTGCGTTATCACACCCATAACCGCGATCGCCAGGGCCTGTGCAGCGGACATCTCGGCGAACGCGCCGATGTCGGCGTGACCATGCCGATCTTCCTGCATGCCAACCAGAACTTCCGCCTGCCGGAGGATACCAACGCTCCTGTCATCATGGTTGGTCCCGGTACGGGCATTGCCCCATTCCGTTCGTACCTGCAGCATCGCCAGGCTGAAGGTCATAAAGGCGACAACTGGCTCTTCTTTGGCGAACAGCGTCGCGCTTCAGACTTCCTCTATCGCGAAGAACTGGAAGGCATGCACGCCGATGGCTTCCTCACGCGTCTCGACACAGCGTTTTCGCGCGATCAGGCACACAAGATCTACGTGCAGGACAAGATGCGGGAAAACTCCGCGGAACTCTTTGCCTGGCTTGAGCGTGGAGCTTACTTCTACATCTGCGGCGATGCGACACGCATGGCAAAGGATGTGGAGACGGCCCTGCTGGACTCCATCGCCAACGGCAAGGACTGCTCGCCGGAACACGCGCAGGAGTACCTCTCCGAAATGAAGAAGCAGAAGCGCTATCAGCTCGACGTGTACTAG